A stretch of DNA from Agelaius phoeniceus isolate bAgePho1 chromosome 4, bAgePho1.hap1, whole genome shotgun sequence:
tgcttaACCAACTCAGTCTCCTTCTCTAACGAGGTGACCTCTCCTGTGCATGAGGGAAAGGCTTCTCATGAATAGcaggtgacaggacaagaggaaatggcctcaagttgcaccaggggaggcctAGATTGGATGTTAGGAAACATTTATTCACTGGAAGGGTTGTCAAGTATGGAAactggctgcccagggcagtggtggagtcaccatccctgcaggtaTTTAAAAcacatgtagatgtggcacctagaacatggtttagtggtggacttggtgGATTTAAGTTAATGATTGGACTCTGATCTTAGAGCTGTTTTCCAGACTAAATTATTAGGTGCTTCTGCCATGTAAACAATTAAAACACAGATTCttggcatttttatttttacattaaacttttaaataaGTCTCCTAGCCTGGAAGAAAGCTTCtgaaggattttaaaaaatcaggtgAGTTCCAGCTAGGAAATTGTCCTACAGTAGATGCTAGGAGTTTTATACATTAGCTGGACCCTATTGTGTTGGCTCTTTTACTTGCATTGAATTATGGATGGTCCCTGCCTTGAAGAGCTTGCATGCTTAAGGCAAAGCACAGTATGTGGTTGTACCCATCTGAAAGAATGGAGGAGGAAGGACAGAGGAATTCTAATAAAACATGTTTGAATAGGCCAGCTGTCTGCACAGTTAAATGATTTTGAGACAATAGGGTGTTCTTTAAATAAGATCCAAATAAACAGGATAATCCATGACATACTTTGGGCATGGAACATGTACAACTATTTGGGTTTGCAACTTTTAAAGCTACTCAGCAAGTCTTTTAGCTGTTTATTACTCTAAAACTTAGTTTAGAAAATCAACCATAGGAATATACTAGTATTCAATGTTTAGGCTCTATCTAGGTTCTTAAAGTAGGTGtatgggaaaaaatgggtaTTTTAAATGTTCTTTCTTTAAAGCCAGGATAAGTGAAACTTATTTGGCTAATTGGTTTAAATTAGCAAATTTTCTAACCAAGCATGAAGCACTGTTAGCTGGCCAacagttttgctgcttttcaatTTGCAAATCCAAAGTCTGCTGTAGTTCTTCTTACACTTCATTGTATAATGTGGAGGAACAGCTGTAAAATGTGCAGAATGTTCTCAAAGAAACACTTCACAAAAGAGTGAGAGGCTGCACTGGCAGACTGCTTTTAACCCAGCATTGCCACTTCAGATGAGAAGTTGTGCACTATGTCTGCATTCACAGTAAGACTTGCAGGAGGTTTTTAAGGGATACTTTATTTTATGCATTAAATtaagatttggggttttttcttgtaGTCAGAGTGTAAGGGGGGAAGCAACAGTCTTCATGATTTAACTTTATACTGTTTCTAATTTAAAGTTTTTTAGAGCAGAGAATGTGAACACCCTTTGGAAGTTTTCTTTAATAAGGTGTTTTTAATAGAAAAGCATAAGAGCTAAATGAAGAACAGCAGTTTGAAGTGATTATCCAGCTCttgcataaaaaaataaaaagttccCTGATGGCTTCTTGCAAGAATCCATGTCTCAACAGCTTCTTGTGTTGTTAATCTGTTTTGGTTGTACCTGAGCTTGTTCACTAGTCTGATTTAATTGTAGTGTGTGCTGTGCACTAGGAACCTTTCCTGTtgctcactgaaaaaaaaacaacccattGTGGTTATTCAGTGTAAAGGAAAATGTATTAACAAGGAATGCCTGGATTGGTTCCTGATTAAATACTTTGGTCTTTGTGTTTTTgaattttctacttttttttatAGTGTGAAATTTTGATTAGGAACTGAGTACTTATGGCTCATCCTTCTAAAGATGATTTTGATGGCTTTACATGGAACGATTTGTGTTAAGCCtagttttttttctcctttcaccTCTCACCTGTATCTTCTCTTGCTTTCAGAAGACAGTCCTTGGAAAGCTTTAAATGGGGGTTACCCAATCCAGCCTGACACCACCAGGAGCTCAGCTTACCCTTTCCCAGTGTGCCCGTTCAGCACCGGCGCTGCCAGCAATGGCAGCCTGCcgtggcagcaggagccctcCAGCACGTCCATGGTGTCGGGATGGATCAGCGAGCTGAACCTGAACGAGAACTCGGGCCAGCCCCTGGCGCCGCCCACCAAGCGCCACTGCCGCTCGCTGTCGGAGCCGGACGAGCTGGCGCGCTGCCGCTCCCCCTGGAAGCCCGGCAGCTCCAAGGTTTGGACTCCTGTGTCAAAGAGACGCTGTAACAGCGGTGGCAGCGCTACCTTGCAGCGCTGCAACAGCCACGGAAGTgccaccttgcagagaagcacaagCATCAGCCTGCCACAGAACATCCTGTCCCTCAACAACGTCTTCACCATCACCAGCTTCAACACCTCTCCAGTACCCAGGCCTTCCTCTGCCAGCAGCGGGTTTGTGGACAGCAGCGAGGGCAGCACGAGCTCCAGCACCCGCTGGAATTCCGGAGGCCCTTGTGACTTTAACCCAAGGCGccgcctgtccctctcccaGGAGCACATCACCGAGACGGGGAATCTCTTGCCTTCAGCCAGCAGCACTCCCACCTCCACACCCGAGCTCAGCCGGCGGCAGGGCCTGCTCAGGTGCCGCTCGCAGCCCTGCGTGCTGAACGAGAAGAAAAGCCGGCTGAAGCGCAGACGGGAGGAGGATGTACGATGGAACAGGCCATCCTTAGACTTTTTTAAAATGACACGGGTGAGATTTTGCTTTGCTCAGTGTGGGAAGGGTGCTCTTTTGCAGAAAGGTTGTTTCTAGATCAGCAGCACTGATTTGTA
This window harbors:
- the FAM53A gene encoding protein FAM53A; protein product: MVTLITEKLQNQSLDDLTCKTYNINLYSSEKLNKSGSLFPFEINEDSPWKALNGGYPIQPDTTRSSAYPFPVCPFSTGAASNGSLPWQQEPSSTSMVSGWISELNLNENSGQPLAPPTKRHCRSLSEPDELARCRSPWKPGSSKVWTPVSKRRCNSGGSATLQRCNSHGSATLQRSTSISLPQNILSLNNVFTITSFNTSPVPRPSSASSGFVDSSEGSTSSSTRWNSGGPCDFNPRRRLSLSQEHITETGNLLPSASSTPTSTPELSRRQGLLRCRSQPCVLNEKKSRLKRRREEDVRWNRPSLDFFKMTRTLKNSKSLCSLDYEDDDDDTQMKTIVSSPCDSNDLMNIITPGSSPMKEQLDEGRHHGSCQGGFKTRDYKKADAVCESDEDTSDCESTEEGIFPLDCGDLDLEQIENN